One region of Halomicrobium sp. LC1Hm genomic DNA includes:
- a CDS encoding sulfite exporter TauE/SafE family protein, with product MEVPVSGNRFVALGVAGAGAMAVISGQLPPTGFPVDQFLAHWWVFPTSIVFATVALSSGVSGALFFSPFFMLVVGLTPSQAIGAGLLTEVFGMGNGLRSYVKQRVVDFQTAKYLLAGSVPAIVVGAFAAHYVDPTILKIIFGAGLLLLGGFLVYYEAPENCEPGECEGEYLKKKNSGRGSTTIESADGETFTYDTCWRAPGVALSTIGGFITGLISAGLPEIVTTQLIVRCRIPPRVAVATSVFVLGVTAVAGAVVHALTATPVWYVVAWSIPGVLVGGTIGTRVGKYLPSELMETGLGVVFGIVGTIVLGLELLV from the coding sequence ATGGAGGTGCCAGTCTCCGGGAACCGGTTCGTCGCTCTCGGTGTCGCGGGAGCGGGCGCGATGGCAGTTATTTCTGGACAGCTCCCGCCGACTGGGTTTCCCGTCGACCAGTTCCTCGCTCACTGGTGGGTGTTCCCCACCTCGATCGTGTTCGCGACGGTCGCGCTGTCGTCGGGCGTCTCCGGGGCGCTGTTTTTCAGTCCCTTCTTCATGCTCGTCGTGGGGTTGACGCCCTCACAGGCGATCGGGGCGGGTCTGCTGACGGAGGTGTTCGGCATGGGTAACGGGCTTCGCTCGTACGTCAAACAGCGCGTCGTCGACTTCCAGACGGCGAAGTACTTGCTGGCGGGGTCGGTGCCGGCGATCGTCGTCGGCGCGTTCGCCGCCCACTACGTCGACCCGACGATTCTCAAGATAATCTTCGGTGCTGGACTCCTCCTGCTCGGGGGCTTTCTCGTCTATTACGAGGCTCCGGAAAACTGTGAGCCGGGCGAATGCGAAGGTGAGTACCTCAAAAAGAAGAACAGCGGTCGGGGAAGCACAACGATCGAAAGCGCCGACGGAGAGACGTTCACCTACGACACCTGCTGGCGTGCACCCGGCGTGGCGCTGTCGACGATTGGGGGGTTCATTACGGGCCTGATCAGCGCCGGGCTCCCGGAGATCGTTACGACACAGCTGATCGTCCGCTGCAGGATCCCGCCGCGGGTCGCCGTCGCGACGAGCGTGTTCGTCCTCGGTGTGACGGCGGTCGCGGGCGCAGTCGTCCACGCGCTGACTGCCACGCCCGTCTGGTACGTCGTAGCCTGGTCGATCCCGGGCGTCCTCGTCGGCGGCACCATTGGAACGCGCGTCGGCAAGTATCTCCCGAGCGAACTGATGGAGACCGGACTGGGCGTTGTCTTTGGCATCGTCGGGACGATCGTGCTAGGGCTGGAACTGCTCGTCTAG